The Crocosphaera subtropica ATCC 51142 genome includes a window with the following:
- the gatA gene encoding Asp-tRNA(Asn)/Glu-tRNA(Gln) amidotransferase subunit GatA: MTSIRELHQQLVNKERSAVEITTEALERINAVDSKVKSFLQVTADHALETAKKVDEKIAKNEEIGLLAGIPIGIKDNMCTTGIKTTCGSKILANFVPPYESTVTQKLKDAGAVMVGKTNLDEFAMGSSTENSGYQVTANPWDLSRVPGGSSGGSAAAVAASECVVALGSDTGGSIRQPASLCGVVGLKPTYGLVSRFGLVAYASSLDQIGPFARNVQDAAILLGAIAGYDPKDSTSINTPVPDYTQFLKPSLEGLTIGVIEETFGEGLDPVVSKTVKAAIDHLKTLGAKVVNVSCPRFRYGLPAYYIIAPSEASSNLARYDAVKYGIREDADTLIDMYTKTRAVGFGNEVKRRIMIGTYTLSAGYYDAYYLKAQKVRTLIKQDFDAGFEKVDVLVCPTSPTTAFKAGEKTSDPLSMYLSDLTTIPVNLAGLPGMSIPCGFDDNNLPVGLQLIGNVLEEGKLFQVAYAYEQSTDWHNQVPPLQ; this comes from the coding sequence ATGACATCTATCCGCGAACTCCATCAACAATTAGTTAACAAAGAACGATCGGCCGTTGAAATTACCACAGAAGCGTTAGAAAGAATCAACGCAGTCGACTCCAAAGTCAAAAGTTTCTTACAAGTTACTGCCGATCACGCCCTGGAAACCGCAAAAAAAGTCGATGAAAAAATCGCCAAAAATGAAGAAATTGGCTTGTTAGCTGGTATTCCCATCGGTATCAAAGATAATATGTGTACCACAGGCATTAAAACCACCTGTGGATCGAAAATTTTAGCCAATTTTGTCCCTCCCTACGAATCGACCGTCACCCAAAAATTAAAAGACGCAGGGGCTGTCATGGTAGGCAAAACGAACCTCGATGAGTTTGCTATGGGAAGTTCTACGGAAAACTCCGGTTATCAAGTCACCGCTAACCCGTGGGATCTTTCCAGGGTTCCAGGAGGATCGTCTGGGGGATCAGCGGCAGCCGTAGCAGCCTCAGAATGCGTTGTGGCCTTGGGTTCTGATACAGGGGGTTCGATCCGTCAACCGGCTTCTTTATGTGGCGTAGTGGGGCTAAAACCCACCTATGGGCTAGTGTCTCGCTTTGGGTTGGTGGCCTATGCCTCGTCTTTGGATCAAATTGGACCCTTTGCCCGTAACGTCCAAGATGCAGCCATCTTATTAGGGGCGATCGCCGGTTACGATCCCAAAGATTCCACCAGCATCAACACCCCCGTCCCCGACTATACCCAATTCCTTAAACCTTCCTTAGAGGGGTTAACCATCGGTGTGATTGAAGAAACCTTTGGAGAAGGATTAGATCCCGTTGTCTCTAAAACCGTCAAAGCAGCGATCGATCATCTCAAAACGTTAGGGGCAAAAGTTGTCAATGTTTCTTGTCCCCGTTTCCGTTATGGTCTTCCTGCTTACTATATCATTGCCCCCTCAGAAGCCTCCTCAAATTTAGCCCGTTACGATGCGGTAAAATATGGCATTCGCGAAGATGCAGATACCCTCATCGATATGTACACCAAAACTCGCGCTGTCGGGTTTGGTAATGAGGTTAAACGACGGATTATGATCGGGACTTATACCCTATCAGCCGGTTATTATGACGCTTATTATCTCAAAGCGCAAAAAGTTCGCACCTTAATTAAGCAAGACTTTGACGCAGGGTTTGAAAAAGTTGATGTCTTAGTGTGTCCTACGTCTCCCACCACCGCCTTTAAAGCAGGGGAAAAGACATCTGACCCTTTAAGTATGTATCTGTCCGATTTAACCACGATTCCGGTTAATTTAGCCGGTTTACCAGGAATGAGTATTCCTTGTGGATTCGATGATAA
- a CDS encoding type II toxin-antitoxin system YafQ family toxin — MRELVWSPNFIRQLKRLVRQNPSIKQTVEQTLERLSNDLFDPSLKTHKLKGKLANQWSCSIDYSMTTVIALFFSLWTILS, encoded by the coding sequence ATGCGAGAATTAGTTTGGAGTCCTAACTTTATCCGTCAACTTAAACGTTTAGTTCGTCAAAACCCATCAATTAAACAGACGGTTGAACAAACATTAGAACGATTAAGTAATGATCTTTTTGACCCTAGCTTGAAAACCCATAAACTTAAGGGAAAACTTGCCAATCAATGGTCATGTTCAATTGACTACAGTATGACTACAGTAATCGCATTGTTTTTCAGTTTATGGACAATTCTGAGCTAA
- a CDS encoding ABC transporter ATP-binding protein, producing the protein MSKRKNDHKNQHPMQRLFEYGKAYRPLIWKAVACSIINKIFDLAPPVLIGAAVDVVVKQQDSLIAQLGFKDVFVQLLILTFLSIIIWGLESLFQYMYERLWRNLAQNIQHDLRLHAYGHLQELELAYFEERNTGLLLSILNDDINQLERFLDIGANEILQVITTVIIIGAAFFIVTPSTAWMAMLPIPFILWGSIRFQKLLAPRYTDVREKVSLLNSRLSNNLSGITTIKSFTTEAYELDRLRQDSQAYRKSNQKAIAFSAAFVPLIRLIILVGFTAILLYGGMEAVEGKLAVGTYSVLVFMTQRLLWPLTRLGQTLDLYQRSMASTNRVMNLLDTPITIHTGTVALPRETIQGKIKLENVTFAYQEGHPILKNLYLEIPAGHRIGVVGSTGSGKSTLVKLLLRLYEINHGKITLDDINIQDIFLGDLRKAIGLVSQDVFLFHGTVKENIAYGNPNATDAKIIQAAKLAEAHEFIENLYQGYDTIVGERGQKLSGGQRQRIAIARAILKDPPILILDEATSAVDNETEAAIARSLDKITAQRTTIAIAHRLSTIRHSDCIYVMEFGKIVEQGTHEQLLEKQGIYAGLWQVQTGGNNVISEQ; encoded by the coding sequence ATGTCTAAAAGAAAAAACGATCATAAAAATCAACATCCCATGCAAAGGCTTTTTGAATATGGAAAAGCCTATCGCCCCCTTATTTGGAAAGCTGTCGCTTGTTCTATCATAAATAAAATCTTTGATTTAGCCCCACCGGTATTAATTGGTGCTGCGGTTGATGTCGTTGTAAAACAACAAGATTCTTTAATTGCACAGTTAGGGTTCAAAGATGTTTTTGTTCAATTATTAATTTTAACTTTTCTCTCCATTATTATCTGGGGATTAGAATCTTTATTCCAATATATGTATGAGAGATTATGGCGGAATCTAGCCCAAAATATTCAACACGATTTAAGACTTCATGCCTACGGTCATTTACAAGAGTTGGAACTCGCCTATTTTGAAGAAAGAAATACAGGACTACTCTTATCCATTTTAAACGATGATATTAATCAATTAGAGCGTTTTTTAGATATTGGTGCCAATGAAATCTTACAGGTAATTACAACCGTTATTATTATTGGGGCAGCCTTTTTTATTGTTACCCCAAGCACCGCATGGATGGCCATGTTACCCATTCCTTTTATTTTATGGGGTTCTATCAGGTTTCAAAAATTATTAGCCCCTCGTTATACTGATGTGAGAGAAAAAGTCAGTTTATTAAATAGTCGTTTATCCAATAATTTAAGTGGAATTACAACCATTAAAAGTTTTACAACAGAAGCTTATGAATTAGACAGATTACGGCAAGATAGTCAAGCTTATAGAAAGAGCAATCAAAAAGCGATCGCCTTTAGTGCAGCCTTTGTTCCTCTCATTCGTCTTATTATCTTAGTGGGATTTACTGCTATTTTATTATACGGTGGCATGGAAGCAGTGGAGGGTAAATTAGCTGTCGGAACCTATAGCGTTTTAGTGTTTATGACGCAACGATTACTATGGCCATTAACCAGATTAGGCCAAACCTTAGACCTTTATCAACGGTCAATGGCTTCGACAAATCGGGTCATGAACTTATTAGATACACCCATAACTATTCATACAGGAACTGTCGCTTTACCTAGAGAAACCATACAAGGAAAAATTAAACTTGAAAACGTTACCTTTGCCTATCAAGAAGGTCATCCTATTCTGAAAAATCTGTATTTAGAAATTCCAGCTGGTCATCGTATTGGTGTTGTGGGTTCAACGGGTTCAGGGAAAAGTACCTTAGTGAAATTGTTACTAAGATTATACGAAATTAATCACGGTAAAATCACCTTAGATGATATCAATATTCAGGATATCTTTTTAGGGGATTTACGCAAAGCGATCGGGTTAGTGAGTCAAGATGTTTTTCTATTTCATGGAACGGTCAAAGAAAATATTGCCTATGGAAATCCTAACGCTACTGATGCCAAAATAATACAAGCAGCTAAACTAGCAGAAGCCCATGAATTCATAGAGAACTTGTATCAAGGTTACGATACGATTGTCGGGGAAAGGGGACAGAAATTATCTGGGGGACAACGGCAAAGAATTGCCATTGCAAGGGCTATTTTAAAAGATCCACCTATCTTGATTTTAGACGAAGCTACCTCAGCCGTAGACAACGAAACCGAAGCAGCGATCGCCCGTTCCTTAGACAAAATTACCGCCCAAAGAACGACTATTGCGATCGCCCATCGGTTGTCTACAATTCGTCATTCTGACTGTATTTATGTGATGGAATTTGGAAAAATTGTCGAACAAGGAACCCACGAACAACTATTAGAAAAACAAGGGATTTATGCAGGGTTATGGCAAGTACAAACTGGAGGCAATAATGTGATCAGTGAACAGTGA
- a CDS encoding family 10 glycosylhydrolase, which yields MKGRSLSQTLIYPMMGLLITLGNSIFPLFSIKIATASNYCQLSPQAITQKENLLKTALKGDRQAQQTYESLIQKHALELRRCRQQTWPQEQAIWLRLYPCDVRSGSIDAVLDRIVSKGYNTVYIETFANSQVLLPPADNPTPWDTVVRTSGVENVDLLAQTIKKGRERGLKMYAWLFTLNFGYAYAQRSDRQQVLARNGKGEDSTSYVHDGAQAFVDPYNRQAQTDYYRLLEAVLKRRPDGVLFDYVRYPRGTGTQSVAGKVKDLWIYSPASLQTLYDRAVNNKGRDLIHRYVTKGYLTVNDIKEVDQLYPNETVPLWQGRTTPETTFNQPLNFRYQRIKDEIWYLVVAHAAQGVINFVSFAESVVKRYGIQAGAVFFPDGNRLVGEKGFDSRLQAWDQFSPSLEFHPMAYGLCKDANCIVEQVKRVFQMASPQTKITPAIAGSWGKAEANRPTLETQMNAIRTAFPQLKSISHFAFSWQEPELTQTRRLCN from the coding sequence ATGAAAGGCCGATCGCTTTCTCAAACATTAATCTATCCGATGATGGGATTATTAATCACCCTCGGTAACAGCATTTTTCCCTTATTCTCCATAAAAATAGCTACAGCCAGTAATTATTGTCAACTTTCTCCCCAAGCGATCACCCAAAAAGAAAACCTCTTAAAAACGGCTTTAAAAGGCGATCGCCAAGCCCAACAAACCTATGAAAGTTTAATCCAAAAACACGCCTTAGAATTACGTCGTTGTCGTCAACAAACGTGGCCCCAAGAACAAGCCATCTGGTTACGATTATACCCTTGTGATGTGCGTTCGGGTTCCATTGATGCTGTGTTAGATCGCATTGTGAGTAAAGGCTATAATACCGTCTATATCGAAACCTTTGCCAATAGTCAGGTACTCCTACCCCCAGCCGATAACCCCACCCCTTGGGATACCGTTGTCAGGACATCGGGGGTGGAAAATGTGGATTTATTAGCCCAAACCATCAAGAAAGGACGGGAACGGGGCTTAAAAATGTATGCGTGGCTATTTACCCTCAATTTTGGTTACGCTTACGCCCAAAGAAGCGATCGCCAGCAAGTTTTGGCTAGGAATGGCAAAGGAGAAGATAGTACCAGCTATGTGCATGATGGGGCCCAGGCGTTTGTTGATCCCTATAACCGTCAGGCCCAAACGGACTATTATCGGTTATTAGAAGCAGTCTTAAAACGGCGACCGGATGGGGTATTATTCGACTATGTACGCTATCCTAGAGGAACTGGAACCCAGTCAGTTGCAGGAAAAGTTAAAGACTTGTGGATCTATAGTCCGGCATCTTTGCAAACATTATACGATCGCGCGGTTAATAATAAAGGTCGGGATCTCATTCATCGCTACGTTACCAAAGGCTATCTTACCGTTAACGATATTAAAGAAGTGGATCAATTGTATCCTAACGAAACTGTACCTTTGTGGCAAGGTCGAACCACACCAGAAACCACCTTCAATCAACCCTTAAACTTTCGATATCAACGCATAAAAGACGAAATCTGGTATTTAGTGGTTGCCCATGCAGCCCAAGGGGTCATTAACTTTGTTTCCTTTGCAGAATCTGTCGTTAAACGTTATGGTATTCAGGCTGGGGCTGTGTTCTTTCCTGATGGTAATCGATTAGTAGGAGAAAAGGGGTTTGACTCCCGTTTGCAAGCATGGGATCAGTTTTCTCCATCTCTAGAGTTTCACCCAATGGCTTACGGTTTGTGTAAAGATGCTAATTGTATTGTAGAACAAGTTAAAAGGGTGTTTCAGATGGCTTCGCCGCAAACAAAAATTACACCTGCGATCGCAGGATCTTGGGGAAAAGCTGAAGCTAACCGTCCGACATTAGAAACCCAAATGAACGCCATTCGGACAGCATTTCCGCAACTAAAATCTATTAGTCATTTTGCCTTTTCTTGGCAAGAACCAGAACTTACTCAAACTCGAAGATTATGTAACTAA
- a CDS encoding alpha-hydroxy acid oxidase, with protein MIKPINLFECESLAKQQLSSMTWGYYSSGALDEITLKNNRKSFNNYQLYPKVLVDVSQINLSTKLLGQTLSMPIGVAPMAFQCLAHPHGEKATAKVLSDLKSLLILSTLSTTSLEEVAACQENNLRWFQLYIHKDKGLTKALVERAEKAGYTAICVTVDAPMLGKREIDIKNQFTLPEPLKLANLVTLKDLDIPNSSNQSGLFAYFQQQIDPSLTWKDLEWLQSITKLPIVLKGILRADDARLAVENGVKSIIVSNHGGRQLDGAITTLEALPKIVEAVGNDIDIIMDGGIRRGTDVFKALALGAKAVLIGRPILWGLTVNGEAGVNHVLELLKDELLLAMALSGCPSVTEINDSFLIKS; from the coding sequence ATGATTAAACCCATTAACCTCTTTGAATGTGAATCCTTAGCGAAACAACAGCTTTCCTCAATGACATGGGGTTATTATAGTAGTGGTGCCTTAGATGAAATTACTTTAAAAAATAATAGAAAATCCTTCAATAACTATCAACTTTATCCTAAAGTATTAGTAGATGTTAGTCAGATTAATTTATCCACAAAATTGTTAGGTCAAACCTTATCAATGCCTATCGGAGTTGCACCGATGGCCTTTCAATGTTTAGCTCATCCCCACGGAGAAAAAGCCACCGCTAAAGTATTATCTGACTTAAAAAGTTTGTTGATTTTAAGCACATTATCTACTACCAGTTTAGAAGAGGTTGCAGCTTGTCAAGAAAATAATTTAAGATGGTTTCAATTATATATTCATAAGGATAAAGGGTTAACTAAAGCATTAGTTGAAAGGGCAGAAAAAGCAGGTTATACAGCTATTTGTGTAACTGTAGATGCCCCCATGCTTGGCAAAAGAGAAATCGATATTAAGAATCAATTTACCTTGCCCGAACCCTTAAAATTAGCAAATTTAGTTACTTTAAAAGATTTAGATATTCCTAATAGTAGTAATCAGTCCGGATTATTTGCATATTTTCAACAACAAATCGATCCCAGTCTGACCTGGAAAGACTTAGAATGGTTACAATCTATAACCAAGCTTCCCATTGTTTTAAAAGGTATTTTAAGGGCAGATGATGCCCGTTTAGCGGTCGAAAATGGAGTAAAAAGTATCATCGTATCGAATCATGGAGGAAGACAGTTAGACGGTGCAATAACCACCTTAGAAGCGTTACCGAAGATTGTTGAAGCAGTGGGAAATGATATTGATATTATTATGGATGGAGGTATTAGAAGAGGGACAGATGTGTTTAAAGCTTTAGCATTGGGGGCAAAAGCGGTGTTAATTGGTCGACCAATTTTATGGGGTTTAACGGTTAATGGAGAAGCTGGTGTTAATCATGTTTTAGAATTGTTAAAAGATGAATTATTGTTGGCGATGGCTTTAAGTGGTTGTCCTAGTGTTACTGAAATTAATGATAGTTTTTTAATTAAAAGTTAG
- a CDS encoding amidohydrolase family protein: protein MKQIIWGGIAIINDQFLTHWGVYIEGKLIIDVDTFENLKKRYPKTEIIGGENLLLIPGLVNSHDHGRVISPVGFNIDDTWLELWLLQLEKLPNIDPDLAASIEGITLLKSGVTTVSHSHNPRNWDNLYQEASDTIKGYQNAGIRVAFHPPIVDQNLLDYTNKDQVLSSLSPSLLQQFKKYQNTPSISNQDYFAICSQLFNHLADIIMSID from the coding sequence ATGAAACAAATTATCTGGGGAGGAATTGCTATCATTAATGATCAGTTTTTAACCCATTGGGGTGTTTATATTGAAGGCAAACTAATTATTGATGTAGATACGTTTGAAAACTTAAAAAAACGATATCCAAAAACTGAGATTATTGGGGGAGAAAACTTATTATTAATTCCTGGTTTAGTTAATAGTCATGATCATGGCCGTGTTATTAGTCCCGTGGGATTTAATATTGATGATACTTGGTTAGAATTATGGTTATTACAGTTAGAAAAATTGCCTAATATTGATCCTGATTTAGCTGCCAGTATTGAAGGAATTACATTACTAAAATCAGGAGTAACAACTGTTTCTCATAGTCATAATCCTAGAAATTGGGATAACCTTTATCAAGAAGCTTCAGACACCATTAAAGGTTATCAAAATGCTGGTATTCGTGTCGCTTTTCATCCCCCTATTGTTGATCAAAATTTATTAGATTATACTAACAAAGATCAGGTTTTAAGTTCTTTATCTCCCTCTTTATTACAACAATTTAAAAAATATCAAAATACTCCCTCAATTTCTAATCAAGATTATTTTGCTATTTGTAGTCAACTATTTAATCATTTAGCTGATATTATTATGTCCATTGATTAA